One Qiania dongpingensis genomic window carries:
- a CDS encoding HAD family hydrolase, with protein sequence MIQIPDSIKAVIFDLDGTLVDSMGMWKDIDIEFLGRFHIPLPEDLSDAVEGMSFSETAYYFKERFQIPMSLQEIKDCWNQMALYQYSHEVPLKPGVKAFLEYLKKRGIPMGIATSNSRELVTAVTDALNISEFFSVIAVGCQVAKGKPAPDIYLCVAESLGEKPEHCLVFEDVPAGILAGKRAGMTVWAVADGYSETVREEKKRLADGFIETYSEIDLSV encoded by the coding sequence ATGATTCAAATACCAGATTCTATAAAAGCCGTGATATTTGACTTGGACGGCACCCTTGTGGATTCCATGGGCATGTGGAAGGATATTGATATTGAATTTTTAGGAAGGTTTCATATTCCTCTTCCGGAAGACCTTTCGGATGCTGTCGAGGGCATGAGCTTTTCTGAAACGGCGTATTATTTTAAGGAGCGTTTCCAGATTCCCATGAGCCTTCAGGAGATTAAAGACTGCTGGAACCAGATGGCCCTGTACCAGTACAGCCACGAGGTCCCGTTAAAGCCTGGAGTAAAAGCATTTTTGGAATACTTAAAGAAGCGGGGGATTCCCATGGGGATTGCTACCAGCAATTCCAGGGAGTTAGTCACTGCCGTCACCGACGCTCTTAATATCTCGGAGTTTTTTTCTGTGATCGCAGTCGGCTGTCAGGTGGCGAAAGGGAAGCCGGCCCCGGATATTTATCTTTGTGTGGCGGAAAGCCTCGGAGAGAAGCCGGAGCACTGCCTGGTCTTTGAAGACGTGCCTGCCGGGATCCTGGCGGGCAAGCGGGCCGGTATGACCGTATGGGCGGTAGCAGACGGTTATTCTGAGACGGTGAGAGAAGAGAAGAAGAGACTGGCCGACGGATTTATTGAAACTTATAGCGAAATAGACCTGAGTGTTTAG